In Oscarella lobularis chromosome 18, ooOscLobu1.1, whole genome shotgun sequence, the following proteins share a genomic window:
- the LOC136197906 gene encoding CXXC-type zinc finger protein 1-like: MRVMAAEGNSSFPPVSPKPASIPFQPTSQLVQETAFEDFRGSNQAEQTASTRKEPSSIATEETKRFDAPETEYRPSLAETYNEEDDEDSYDPFYAESGKKSKAKSYERDSRRTRKNRNCGKCDACLRTFDCRKCKFCKDMPKYGGIGTKRQKCLFRQCQVLSTLLERDKEAWKEYQELKGNRGVQKSSHTDHLYVETTPRAIEQRKSPKPKKKKPKISKPPRNEKRSSSVSDEWWNDVAFGSRTTRRTQNYWTEMLSAEEERRPQCIQCLGPGCVFAARPRSKYCSDECGIKLAERRLRRFIPEKLGDGREVTSVADEKAAEKLEAISEKRKTIHSKLEDLERQRLQLEEIIQKTRSMPIEEESEAFDGEDGGDGDMHVYCVTCGRAIAFKKATVHMERCFMKVESGITFASAFKTRSEGESIFCDYFIRKSKTYCKRLRVLCPEHRRERKVGRDEVCGCPLTENFSVESGEFCRLRKSLCPHHPSWEKTRRALIDLQKVQLWLKLEETNEKEHILKGQVAQRKGVHGLLLHDTICHTS, from the exons ATGCGGGTAATGGCGGCGGAAGGTAACTCGTCTTTTCCGCCCGTTTCTCCGAAACCGGCTTCGATACCGTTTCAACCGACCAGCCAATTGGTGCAAGAGACTGCCTTTGAAGATTTCCGCGGGTCAAACCAAGCAGAACAGACCGcttcaacgagaaaagaGCCGTCGAGCATCGCGACcgaagaaacgaagcgtttcgacgcaCCGGAGACCGAATATCGACCGTCCTTAGCAGAAACAtacaacgaagaagacgacgaagactcgTACGACCCCTTTTACG CGGAGtctggaaaaaaatcgaaagcgaaatcgTACGAAAGAGACAGTaggagaacgagaaagaatcGTAACTGTGGCAAATGCGATGCGTGCTTGAGAACGTTTGACTGTCGCAAGTGTAAATTTTGCAAG GATATGCCTAAGTATGGGGGAATTGGAACGAAACGGCAGAAATGTTTGTTTAGACAGTGTCAGGTTTTATCGACG CTGCTGGAGCGGGATAAGGAGGCGTGGAAAGAATATCAGGAATTAAAAGGGAATAGAGGAGTTCAAAAGTCCAGTCATACAGACCACTTGTACGTCGAAACTACCCCTCGTGCCAtcgaacaaagaaaaagtccaaagcctaagaaaaagaagcccAAAATCTCAAAG CCgccgcgaaacgaaaagcgcTCTTCTTCCGTTTCGGACGAATGGtggaacgacgtcgcattcggctcgcgaacgacgcgacgaacgcaGAACTATTGGACGGAGATGTTGAGCgcggaagaggagagacgaCCCCAGTGCATCCAGTGCCTCGGTCCCGGCTGCGTTTTCGCAGCACGACCTCGATCTAAGTACTGCAGCGACGAGTGCGGCATCAAGCTGGCGGAGAG acgGCTGCGGCGTTTTATTCCTGAGAAATTGGGCGATGGTCGCGAGGTGACTTCTGTCGCTGACGAGAAGGCAGCCGAGAAACTGGAAGCAATTTCAGAAAAGCGAAAG ACTATTCACAGCAAACTGGAGGATCTCGAGAGGCAAAGGCTTCAACTGGAGGAAATAATTCAAAAGACTCGTTCAATGCCCATCGAAGAAGAGAGCGAG GCGTTTGACGGAGAGGACGGGGGAGACGGGGATATGCACGTCTATTGCGTGACGTGCGGTCGCGCGATCGCCTTCAAAAAGGCGACCGTTCACATGGAACGATGTTTCATGAAA GTCGAAAGTGGAATTACGTTCGCTTCTGCTTTCAAAACGCGCTCCGAAGG AGAGAGCATCTTTTGCGACTATTTCATTCGCAAGAGCAAAACGTATTGCAAACGCTTACGAGTTCTCTGCCCCGAACATCGTAGAGAACGAAAG gtGGGCCGGGACGAGGTGTGCGGCTGTCCCCTGACGGAGAACTTTTCCGTCGAAAGTGGAGAATTCTGTCGGCTACGCAAATCGCTCTGTCCGCACCATCCCAGCTGGGAAAAGACTCGTCGAGCGTTGATTGACTTGCAGAAAGTTCAACTG TGGCTCAAGCTCGAGGAGACGAACGAAAAGGAACACATACTGAAGGGCCAAGTGGCCCAGCGAAAGGGCGTACACGGTCTTTTACTGCATGACACAATATGCCACACGTCGTAA
- the LOC136198126 gene encoding LOW QUALITY PROTEIN: tribbles homolog 2-like (The sequence of the model RefSeq protein was modified relative to this genomic sequence to represent the inferred CDS: deleted 1 base in 1 codon), whose protein sequence is MSWHDETPSEQPPSGPDVAAVHRLGPYIVPASPSDVRKSSKSSTRKPECVRTAKRVPPSRLFDFLKPYAQLASHANANAPREIVRVDDEAFVFFESASTSNLHAFLRERKQLGERQAVPLFRQIVAVVAHCHDNGVVVRDIKLQRFAFVDRDRSILKLMSLDDAVALEWPFDDDRLSDKHGCPAYASPEIVHPSQEPYSGRAADVWSLGVILYTDARRKYPFYDTNPTTMFSLIREGQFELPHHLSHMAKSLISNMLRREPSHRLSARALLDHRGFINRTGPVRLRCA, encoded by the exons ATGAGCTGGCATGACGAAACACCATCCGAACAACCCCCATCGGGCCCCGACGTAGCCGCCGTTCATCGTCTCGGTCCCTACATCGTCCCCGCGTCGCCGTCAGACGtccgaaaatcgtcgaaatcgtcgacgcggaaGCCCGAGTGCGTTCGCACGGCGAAACGCGTGCCACCGTCGCGCCTATTCGACTTTCTCAAGCCCTACGCGCAACTGGCGTCGcacgcgaacgcgaacgcgccgcgcgaaatcgttcgcgtcgacgacgaagcgttcgtc tttttcgaatcggcgtcgacgtcaaatttgcACGCGTTCTTGCGCGAACGAAAGCAACTCGGCGAGCGTCAGGCGGTGCCGCTAtttcgtcaaatcgtcgccgtcgtcgcgcacTGTCACGataacggcgtcgtcgtgcgcgaTATCAAGCTGCAAagattcgctttcgtcgatcgcgatcg ATCTATTCTCAAGCTAATGTCGCTGGACGACGCCGTTGCTTTGGAATggccgttcgacgacgatcgtttgaGTGACAAGCACGGCTGCCCGGCGTACGCGAGCCCAGAGATCGTTCATCCAAGTCAGGAACCGTACTCGGgtcgcgccgccgacgtgTGGAGCCTCGGCGTCATACTCTATACGGATGCTCGTCGGAAGTATCCCTTCTACGATACGAATCCTACGACCATGTTCAGTCTAATACGCGAGGGCCAGTTCGAATTGCCGCACCATCTCTCGCACATGGCCAAGAGTTTGATATCGAATATGCTTCGACGTGAGCCGTCGCATCGGCTGTCGGCGCGCGCTCTACTCGACCATCGTGGTTTTATAAACAGGACGGGTCCAGTTCGATTGCGGTGCGCGTAA